The proteins below are encoded in one region of Ostrea edulis chromosome 3, xbOstEdul1.1, whole genome shotgun sequence:
- the LOC125675336 gene encoding uncharacterized protein LOC125675336, translated as MDSPSITLQIHTGIQHTSESVFMGLCRTVGTSQQVAMRRDLIDIAEMVRNKVMTSNQGIMMSSGSHREGFRMKGSDRDFMKWFNNHRVIWDLSQIQLYNIHKHSLILSVSSENPPGFTLLQLLTHTAHKNILSPLVTMNGGRYISSSKYREITCFEIKPNSTVHGPCSSGTIRGKEYDIANCFACDFWPPPASPWIDRCHTWPQPQVVRDIVRGGCHFVAIGHKLGNHENNEWRISFSLAEQKLVYSMNHCQFLTYGLLKLFLKEVINNGLGDNEKLLCSYHMKTAVFWTIQQSTIPNWCPQNLLKCFWYCFKLILKWVYEGVCPNFFIPKNNMFLSNIHGQAQNRLFVRLFGFYEEGLASLLRSPALRSYIVNVLYNPRLSICTDEHTLVSEIKFDKDMFMELYSGNSLSSSNPYLNMVFLNTIEQLIVSPLTQCQVLMLQVLTASLLRSTAFTSQKMYSSTTKNKLMYIADRMSCHMLKLTAKFGCISDRLYIAMYYYKTLRYTEALSVIEMTKVNLAQPYVMHNWTVDTKRYTEAVGGQSWSTKFRHAVVWYIILTNRTIYFNELITEQSVSLQNQFTQMIIPPLVMLHMLEFLCYRHIDTRRAQTALNDLQVLVHHDQGVYVGVELRDISWQILGICQHISGNLEAALYSYQQSLRQYPYSRIQSATLMRILSIVYVALNMTANDTPSRRISDAV; from the exons ATGGATTCCCCCAGTATAACACTCCAAAT TCACACAGGAATACAGCATACGTCAGAGTCTGTGTTCATGGGACTGTGTCGTACAGTGGGGACCTCACAACAGGTGGCAATGAGGAGAGATTTGATCGATATTGCGGAGATGGTGAGGAATAAAGTAATGACAAGTAACCAGGGCATAATGATGAGCAGTGGAAGTCACAGAGAAGGGTTCAGAATGAAGGGATCCGACAGGGATTTTATGAAATGGTTTAACAACCACCGAGTGATATGGGACTTATCTCAAATCCAGCTTTACAATATACACAAACATTCCCTGATTCTCTCTGTCTCTTCTGAAAATCCACCCGGATTTACTTTACTACAATTACTAACACACACAGCACACAAAAACATTCTCTCACCATTAGTCACAATGAATGGTGGACGATATATATCTAGTTCTAAATACAGAGAGAtcacatgttttgaaataaagCCAAACTCTACAGTACATGGTCCATGTAGCAGTGGAACAATAAGGGGGAAAGAATATGACATTGCCAACTGTTTTGCTTGTGACTTTTGGCCTCCGCCTGCCTCTCCGTGGATAGACAGATGTCACACATGGCCCCAGCCACAGGTTGTTAGGGACATAGTCAGAGGTGGATGTCACTTTGTAGCAATAGGACACAAATTAGGAAATCATGAAAACAATGAATGGAGAATTTCCTTTTCTCTGGCAGAACAAAAACTTGTGTACTCAATGAACCACTGTCAATTCTTAACTTATGGTTTGCTGAAATTGTTCTTAAAAGAGGTAATTAACAATGGATTAGGTGATAATGAGAAATTATTGTGTTCCTATCACATGAAGACAGCAGTTTTCTGGACGATTCAACAAAGCACAATACCTAACTGGTGTCCACAGAATCTCCTGAAATGTTTCTGGTACTGCTTTAAACTCATCCTTAAATGGGTGTATGAGGGAGTCTGTCCTAACTTTTTCATTCCAAAAAACAACATGTTTCTCAGTAATATCCATGGTCAAGCACAAAACAGATTATTTGTTAGATTGTTTGGTTTTTATGAAGAAGGTCTAGCATCCCTCCTGCGAAGTCCCGCCCTCAGGTCCTACATCGTAAATGTCCTTTATAACCCCAGACTCAGTATTTGTACTGATGAACACACTCTGGTATCTGAGATCAAGTTTGATAAAGATATGTTCATGGAATTATATAGTGGAAATTCACTAAGCTCATCAAACCCCTACCTCAATATGGTGTTCTTGAATACAATAGAACAGTTGATAGTCTCACCCCTGACACAGTGTCAAGTTCTCATGTTACAGGTACTTACAGCCTCCCTCCTTCGCAGTACTGCTTTTACATCACAAAAGATGTACAGCAGCACCACTAAAAACAAGCTGATGTATATTGCTGACAGAATGTCCTGTCACATGTTGAAACTCACAGCCAAGTTTGGGTGTATTTCTGACAGGTTGTACATTGCAATGTATTATTACAAAACACTCAGATACACAGAAGCTTTGTCTGTGATAGAGATGACAAAGGTTAACTTAGCACAGCCGTATGTGATGCATAACTGGACAGTAGACACAAAGAGATATACCGAGGCTGTAGGGGGACAGTCCTGGTCTACAAAGTTTAGACATGCTGTAGTATGGTATATCATATTAACCAACAGAACCATCTATTTCAATGAATTAATAACAGAACAGAGTGTTTCTCTACAAAACCAATTCACTCAAATGATTATCCCACCCCTAGTTATGTTACACATGCTGGAGTTTCTGTGTTACAGACATATTGACACAAGGAGAGCACAAACAGCTCTTAATGATCTACAGGTCCTAGTTCACCATGATCAGGGGGTGTATGTAGGTGTGGAATTAAGAGACATATCATGGCAGATCCTGGGCATCTGCCAACATATCTCAGGGAACCTCGAGGCCGCTCTATACTCCTACCAACAATCACTCAGACAATATCCATACAGTAGAATACAAAGTGCTACACTAATGAGAATACTTAGTATTGTATATGTGGCTTTAAATATGACTGCTAATGATACTCCCTCAAGAAGGATTTCAGATGCTGtttaa